A region of the Desulfovibrio sp. Huiquan2017 genome:
GCACCTGCAACCCCGGCTGTTGCGCGCCGTGGAGCAGAAGCAGGCAGAGCGCGTGGGCGGATCCAAGTCCATCCTGTACGACGTGCGCATCATCGCGGCCACCAACCAGGAGTTGGAGGAACGGGTCCGCGAGGGAGCTTTCCGCAGCGACCTATACTATAGACTCAACGTGGCCACCCTGGTCCTGCCGCCCCTGCGCGAGCGCAAGTCCGACCTGCCGCAACTGGCCGAATTCTTTCTGGAACGGGCCAACCGGCGGCTGGGCACGGACATCGCCGGTGTTTCGCCCGCAGCCATGGAGATCTTCTTCAACTACGACTGGCCGGGCAACGTGCGCCAGTTCGCCAACGCCGTGGAGCGCGCGGCCATCTTCTGTACCTCCAGCCGGATCACCCCGGCCGAGGTGGATCAGGCCTTTTCCAACACCCGCCCCGCGTCGGACGGCGGGAGGGATGCGCCTGCAGGCGATGGGCTGCCCCTGAAACAGGCCCTCACCGAATACGAGAAGACCTTGATCGAGAATGCCCTTCGAGCTTGCGGCGGCGTCCAGACCGAGGCCGCCACCGCCCTGGGCGTGTCGGCCAAGAACCTCTGGAACAAGCTTAGGAAACACGGCATCAACCCGGCCTTGTTCAAGAAATAACAGCATAACCGCTGCTTCCCGCCTCCTCCCCACGCCGGGGAGGCTTCCACGTTTCGTGGGCTTTCGGCCCGCCGATACCCCGTCCTCCAGGGGGTTTTTCGTCTTTTGGATGTTGGAAAGAGCATCCTCAAGCGATGTACATTTGTGCGTCTACAAAAAATAGATTTCATAACACATTGAATTTATAAAATAAATAAACTCAGGCGCACGGATGGTTTTGCTGAGCGCATCTAAAAAAAATGGATTCTTGGGCCTCGGAAAGGGGGCCGGGCCGGTGGAGATTCGGGGCGTTTTGGATGTCGAAAAATTTTATCTCTTGGTATGTCGGCATGTTATATATCAATTTTTTCGATCAGCTTTCGCCGTGGCACGCGGGTTGCTCAATGGTGGGCGTGGCTGGTGCTGAAAGGCACAAAACAAATTTGGAAGATTCGAATTTAACCCAAGGAGACCGTAATGAACAAGCTGATGAACCTTATCCGTGACGAAGAAGGCGCAACCGCCATCGAGTACGGCCTGATTGCCGCTCTGATCGCCGCCGGTATCGTGACCGCGACCACCGCTCTCGGCGACGAGGTCGAGAAGACCTTCAACTTTATCGCCACCAAGATGGCCGGCGCCGCTGTGGACGCCCCCACCGATGATACTCTCTAAGTCATAGGAGAAACAACGCTAACCGTTCAACGGAAGCAGCCAGAGCAGCCGAACCGGGGCTTTCGGGATGGTCC
Encoded here:
- a CDS encoding Flp family type IVb pilin; amino-acid sequence: MNKLMNLIRDEEGATAIEYGLIAALIAAGIVTATTALGDEVEKTFNFIATKMAGAAVDAPTDDTL